One part of the Mustela erminea isolate mMusErm1 chromosome 11, mMusErm1.Pri, whole genome shotgun sequence genome encodes these proteins:
- the CDCA7L gene encoding cell division cycle-associated 7-like protein isoform X1 produces the protein MELASRSQVPKEVADIFNAPSDDEEFVGFRDDVPMETLSSEESCDSFDSLESGKQQDVRFHSKYFSEELRRIFIEDTDSETEEFEGFTQNDLNGNSNPEVMLVESDLSDAPDLSDAGKASSVSEEEEDDEGAKATPRRSRPRRSGIGLRVAFQFPTKKLAKKSDDNSSEPPFSSTRLQDSKKAILGRKRSCRQGKEREDSVSESEDESRDEGQEGSDALLKRTMNIRENKAMLAQLLAELNSMPDFFPVRTPNSASKKRASRRAFSEGQVTRRTNPTRSARPPEKFALENFTVSAAKFAEEFYSFRRRKTMSGVFSEHHKQGKCQGYRRRHRISSFRPVEDITEEDLENVAITVRDKIYDKVLGNTCHQCRQKTIDTKTVCRNQSCGGVRGQFCGPCLRNRYGEDVRSALLDPVGVVFACDELYWQREAGGTRGSLALLGTGSCSAPSPRPSTREEMKSTASFWNEHAGRYDRGDVCRGQSHAFLQF, from the exons GTCCCTAAAGAAGTGGCTGACATCTTTAACGCCCCCAGTGATGATGAAGAGTTTGTTGGTTTCCGAGATGATGTTCCCATGGAAACCCTCTCATCAGAGGAGAGCTGTGATAGTTTCGACTCACTGGAGTCAGGGAAACAG cAAGATGTACGTTTCCATTCCAAATACTTCTCAGAAGAGCTAAGAAGAATTTTTATAGAGGACACTGACTCAGAGACGGAAGAATTTGAAGGATTTACGCAGAACGACCTGAATGGAAATAGTAACCCAGAAGTCATG CTTGTGGAGTCAGATCTGAGTGATGCGCCAGATCTGAGTGATGCGGGTAAGGCATCTTCAGtgagtgaggaagaggaggacgaCGAAGGAGCCAAGGCTACACCTAGAAGAAGCAGACCCAGGAGGAGCGGTATCGGTCTTCGAGTAGCCTTTCAGTTCCCCACCAAGAAACTGGCAAAAAAGTCAGACGACAATTCTTCGGAGCCGCCGTTTTCTAGCACACGCTTACAGGACAGTAAAAAAGCCATtcttggaagaaagagaagctgcagacaggggaaggaaagagaggattCGGTCTCGGAGTCCGAGGACGAGTCCAGGGATGAGGGCCAGGAGGGCTCGGATGCTCTGCTGAAGAGGACCATGAACATCAGGGAGAACAAAGCCATG CTCGCTCAGCTACTGGCGGAACTGAACTCTATGCCAGATTTCTTCCCAGTACGAACCCCGAACTCAGCTTCT AAGAAGAGGGCCTCGAGGCGGGCTTTCTCCGAGGGACAGGTCACCCGGCGCACCAACCCAACCCGGAGCGCACGGCCTCCCGAGAAGTTTGCCCTGGAGAACTTCACCGTCTCAGCTGCCAAATTTGCAGAAGAGTTCTACAGTTTCAGGAGAAGGAAGACGATGAGTGGGGTATTTTCTGAGCACCATAAACAG GGGAAATGCCAGGGGTACAGACGGCGTCACCGAATATCATCTTTTCGGCCAGTGGAGGATATCACTGAAGAGGACTTAGAAAATGTTGCCATAACTGTTCGAGATAAAATCTATGATAAAGTTCtg GGCAACACCTGCCACCAGTGTAGGCAGAAGACCATCGACACCAAGACCGTGTGTCGGAACCAGAGCTGCGGCGGTGTGCGAGGACAGTTCTGCGGGCCGTGCCTGAGGAATCGCTACGGGGAGGATGTGAGATCCGCGCTGCTGGACCCGGTAGGAGTCGTGTTCGCTTGTGATGAACTGTactggcagagagaagcaggtggaaCGAGGGGCTCCTTGGCCCTATTGGGGACCGGTAGCTGCAGTGCGCCATCCCCACGACCCAGCACGCGGgaggaaatgaaaagtacagcttCCTTCTGGAATGAGCACGCTGGCCGGTATGACAGAGGCGATGTCTGCAGGGGTCAGAGCCACGCTTTTTTACAGTTCTGA
- the CDCA7L gene encoding cell division cycle-associated 7-like protein isoform X2, with translation METLSSEESCDSFDSLESGKQQDVRFHSKYFSEELRRIFIEDTDSETEEFEGFTQNDLNGNSNPEVMLVESDLSDAPDLSDAGKASSVSEEEEDDEGAKATPRRSRPRRSGIGLRVAFQFPTKKLAKKSDDNSSEPPFSSTRLQDSKKAILGRKRSCRQGKEREDSVSESEDESRDEGQEGSDALLKRTMNIRENKAMLAQLLAELNSMPDFFPVRTPNSASKKRASRRAFSEGQVTRRTNPTRSARPPEKFALENFTVSAAKFAEEFYSFRRRKTMSGGKCQGYRRRHRISSFRPVEDITEEDLENVAITVRDKIYDKVLGNTCHQCRQKTIDTKTVCRNQSCGGVRGQFCGPCLRNRYGEDVRSALLDPVGVVFACDELYWQREAGGTRGSLALLGTGSCSAPSPRPSTREEMKSTASFWNEHAGRYDRGDVCRGQSHAFLQF, from the exons ATGGAAACCCTCTCATCAGAGGAGAGCTGTGATAGTTTCGACTCACTGGAGTCAGGGAAACAG cAAGATGTACGTTTCCATTCCAAATACTTCTCAGAAGAGCTAAGAAGAATTTTTATAGAGGACACTGACTCAGAGACGGAAGAATTTGAAGGATTTACGCAGAACGACCTGAATGGAAATAGTAACCCAGAAGTCATG CTTGTGGAGTCAGATCTGAGTGATGCGCCAGATCTGAGTGATGCGGGTAAGGCATCTTCAGtgagtgaggaagaggaggacgaCGAAGGAGCCAAGGCTACACCTAGAAGAAGCAGACCCAGGAGGAGCGGTATCGGTCTTCGAGTAGCCTTTCAGTTCCCCACCAAGAAACTGGCAAAAAAGTCAGACGACAATTCTTCGGAGCCGCCGTTTTCTAGCACACGCTTACAGGACAGTAAAAAAGCCATtcttggaagaaagagaagctgcagacaggggaaggaaagagaggattCGGTCTCGGAGTCCGAGGACGAGTCCAGGGATGAGGGCCAGGAGGGCTCGGATGCTCTGCTGAAGAGGACCATGAACATCAGGGAGAACAAAGCCATG CTCGCTCAGCTACTGGCGGAACTGAACTCTATGCCAGATTTCTTCCCAGTACGAACCCCGAACTCAGCTTCT AAGAAGAGGGCCTCGAGGCGGGCTTTCTCCGAGGGACAGGTCACCCGGCGCACCAACCCAACCCGGAGCGCACGGCCTCCCGAGAAGTTTGCCCTGGAGAACTTCACCGTCTCAGCTGCCAAATTTGCAGAAGAGTTCTACAGTTTCAGGAGAAGGAAGACGATGAGTGGG GGGAAATGCCAGGGGTACAGACGGCGTCACCGAATATCATCTTTTCGGCCAGTGGAGGATATCACTGAAGAGGACTTAGAAAATGTTGCCATAACTGTTCGAGATAAAATCTATGATAAAGTTCtg GGCAACACCTGCCACCAGTGTAGGCAGAAGACCATCGACACCAAGACCGTGTGTCGGAACCAGAGCTGCGGCGGTGTGCGAGGACAGTTCTGCGGGCCGTGCCTGAGGAATCGCTACGGGGAGGATGTGAGATCCGCGCTGCTGGACCCGGTAGGAGTCGTGTTCGCTTGTGATGAACTGTactggcagagagaagcaggtggaaCGAGGGGCTCCTTGGCCCTATTGGGGACCGGTAGCTGCAGTGCGCCATCCCCACGACCCAGCACGCGGgaggaaatgaaaagtacagcttCCTTCTGGAATGAGCACGCTGGCCGGTATGACAGAGGCGATGTCTGCAGGGGTCAGAGCCACGCTTTTTTACAGTTCTGA
- the CDCA7L gene encoding cell division cycle-associated 7-like protein isoform X4 yields METLSSEESCDSFDSLESGKQQDVRFHSKYFSEELRRIFIEDTDSETEEFEGFTQNDLNGNSNPEVMLVESDLSDAPDLSDAGKASSVSEEEEDDEGAKATPRRSRPRRSGIGLRVAFQFPTKKLAKKSDDNSSEPPFSSTRLQDSKKAILGRKRSCRQGKEREDSVSESEDESRDEGQEGSDALLKRTMNIRENKAMLAQLLAELNSMPDFFPVRTPNSASKKRASRRAFSEGQVTRRTNPTRSARPPEKFALENFTVSAAKFAEEFYSFRRRKTMSGGKCQGYRRRHRISSFRPVEDITEEDLENVAITVRDKIYDKVLGNTCHQCRQKTIDTKTVCRNQSCGGVRGQFCGPCLRNRYGEDVRSALLDPDWVCPPCRGICNCSYCRKRDGRCATGILIHLAKFYGYNNVKEYLESLQKQLVEDH; encoded by the exons ATGGAAACCCTCTCATCAGAGGAGAGCTGTGATAGTTTCGACTCACTGGAGTCAGGGAAACAG cAAGATGTACGTTTCCATTCCAAATACTTCTCAGAAGAGCTAAGAAGAATTTTTATAGAGGACACTGACTCAGAGACGGAAGAATTTGAAGGATTTACGCAGAACGACCTGAATGGAAATAGTAACCCAGAAGTCATG CTTGTGGAGTCAGATCTGAGTGATGCGCCAGATCTGAGTGATGCGGGTAAGGCATCTTCAGtgagtgaggaagaggaggacgaCGAAGGAGCCAAGGCTACACCTAGAAGAAGCAGACCCAGGAGGAGCGGTATCGGTCTTCGAGTAGCCTTTCAGTTCCCCACCAAGAAACTGGCAAAAAAGTCAGACGACAATTCTTCGGAGCCGCCGTTTTCTAGCACACGCTTACAGGACAGTAAAAAAGCCATtcttggaagaaagagaagctgcagacaggggaaggaaagagaggattCGGTCTCGGAGTCCGAGGACGAGTCCAGGGATGAGGGCCAGGAGGGCTCGGATGCTCTGCTGAAGAGGACCATGAACATCAGGGAGAACAAAGCCATG CTCGCTCAGCTACTGGCGGAACTGAACTCTATGCCAGATTTCTTCCCAGTACGAACCCCGAACTCAGCTTCT AAGAAGAGGGCCTCGAGGCGGGCTTTCTCCGAGGGACAGGTCACCCGGCGCACCAACCCAACCCGGAGCGCACGGCCTCCCGAGAAGTTTGCCCTGGAGAACTTCACCGTCTCAGCTGCCAAATTTGCAGAAGAGTTCTACAGTTTCAGGAGAAGGAAGACGATGAGTGGG GGGAAATGCCAGGGGTACAGACGGCGTCACCGAATATCATCTTTTCGGCCAGTGGAGGATATCACTGAAGAGGACTTAGAAAATGTTGCCATAACTGTTCGAGATAAAATCTATGATAAAGTTCtg GGCAACACCTGCCACCAGTGTAGGCAGAAGACCATCGACACCAAGACCGTGTGTCGGAACCAGAGCTGCGGCGGTGTGCGAGGACAGTTCTGCGGGCCGTGCCTGAGGAATCGCTACGGGGAGGATGTGAGATCCGCGCTGCTGGACCCG GACTGGGTGTGCCCTCCCTGCCGCGGGATCTGCAACTGCAGCTACTGCCGGAAGCGGGACGGCCGCTGTGCCACGGGGATCCTCATCCACCTGGCCAAGTTCTACGGCTACAATAACGTTAAGGAATACCTGGAGAG CTTACAGAAGCAGCTGGTGGAAGACCATTAA
- the CDCA7L gene encoding cell division cycle-associated 7-like protein isoform X3, whose protein sequence is METLSSEESCDSFDSLESGKQQDVRFHSKYFSEELRRIFIEDTDSETEEFEGFTQNDLNGNSNPEVMLVESDLSDAPDLSDAGKASSVSEEEEDDEGAKATPRRSRPRRSGIGLRVAFQFPTKKLAKKSDDNSSEPPFSSTRLQDSKKAILGRKRSCRQGKEREDSVSESEDESRDEGQEGSDALLKRTMNIRENKAMLAQLLAELNSMPDFFPVRTPNSASKKRASRRAFSEGQVTRRTNPTRSARPPEKFALENFTVSAAKFAEEFYSFRRRKTMSGVFSEHHKQGKCQGYRRRHRISSFRPVEDITEEDLENVAITVRDKIYDKVLGNTCHQCRQKTIDTKTVCRNQSCGGVRGQFCGPCLRNRYGEDVRSALLDPDWVCPPCRGICNCSYCRKRDGRCATGILIHLAKFYGYNNVKEYLESLQKQLVEDH, encoded by the exons ATGGAAACCCTCTCATCAGAGGAGAGCTGTGATAGTTTCGACTCACTGGAGTCAGGGAAACAG cAAGATGTACGTTTCCATTCCAAATACTTCTCAGAAGAGCTAAGAAGAATTTTTATAGAGGACACTGACTCAGAGACGGAAGAATTTGAAGGATTTACGCAGAACGACCTGAATGGAAATAGTAACCCAGAAGTCATG CTTGTGGAGTCAGATCTGAGTGATGCGCCAGATCTGAGTGATGCGGGTAAGGCATCTTCAGtgagtgaggaagaggaggacgaCGAAGGAGCCAAGGCTACACCTAGAAGAAGCAGACCCAGGAGGAGCGGTATCGGTCTTCGAGTAGCCTTTCAGTTCCCCACCAAGAAACTGGCAAAAAAGTCAGACGACAATTCTTCGGAGCCGCCGTTTTCTAGCACACGCTTACAGGACAGTAAAAAAGCCATtcttggaagaaagagaagctgcagacaggggaaggaaagagaggattCGGTCTCGGAGTCCGAGGACGAGTCCAGGGATGAGGGCCAGGAGGGCTCGGATGCTCTGCTGAAGAGGACCATGAACATCAGGGAGAACAAAGCCATG CTCGCTCAGCTACTGGCGGAACTGAACTCTATGCCAGATTTCTTCCCAGTACGAACCCCGAACTCAGCTTCT AAGAAGAGGGCCTCGAGGCGGGCTTTCTCCGAGGGACAGGTCACCCGGCGCACCAACCCAACCCGGAGCGCACGGCCTCCCGAGAAGTTTGCCCTGGAGAACTTCACCGTCTCAGCTGCCAAATTTGCAGAAGAGTTCTACAGTTTCAGGAGAAGGAAGACGATGAGTGGGGTATTTTCTGAGCACCATAAACAG GGGAAATGCCAGGGGTACAGACGGCGTCACCGAATATCATCTTTTCGGCCAGTGGAGGATATCACTGAAGAGGACTTAGAAAATGTTGCCATAACTGTTCGAGATAAAATCTATGATAAAGTTCtg GGCAACACCTGCCACCAGTGTAGGCAGAAGACCATCGACACCAAGACCGTGTGTCGGAACCAGAGCTGCGGCGGTGTGCGAGGACAGTTCTGCGGGCCGTGCCTGAGGAATCGCTACGGGGAGGATGTGAGATCCGCGCTGCTGGACCCG GACTGGGTGTGCCCTCCCTGCCGCGGGATCTGCAACTGCAGCTACTGCCGGAAGCGGGACGGCCGCTGTGCCACGGGGATCCTCATCCACCTGGCCAAGTTCTACGGCTACAATAACGTTAAGGAATACCTGGAGAG CTTACAGAAGCAGCTGGTGGAAGACCATTAA
- the CDCA7L gene encoding cell division cycle-associated 7-like protein isoform X5, whose protein sequence is METLSSEESCDSFDSLESGKQQDVRFHSKYFSEELRRIFIEDTDSETEEFEGFTQNDLNGNSNPEVMLVESDLSDAPDLSDAGKASSVSEEEEDDEGAKATPRRSRPRRSGIGLRVAFQFPTKKLAKKSDDNSSEPPFSSTRLQDSKKAILGRKRSCRQGKEREDSVSESEDESRDEGQEGSDALLKRTMNIRENKAMLAQLLAELNSMPDFFPVRTPNSASKKRASRRAFSEGQVTRRTNPTRSARPPEKFALENFTVSAAKFAEEFYSFRRRKTMSGVFSEHHKQGKCQGYRRRHRISSFRPVEDITEEDLENVAITVRDKIYDKVLGNTCHQCRQKTIDTKTVCRNQSCGGVRGQFCGPCLRNRYGEDVRSALLDPVGVVFACDELYWQREAGGTRGSLALLGTGSCSAPSPRPSTREEMKSTASFWNEHAGRYDRGDVCRGQSHAFLQF, encoded by the exons ATGGAAACCCTCTCATCAGAGGAGAGCTGTGATAGTTTCGACTCACTGGAGTCAGGGAAACAG cAAGATGTACGTTTCCATTCCAAATACTTCTCAGAAGAGCTAAGAAGAATTTTTATAGAGGACACTGACTCAGAGACGGAAGAATTTGAAGGATTTACGCAGAACGACCTGAATGGAAATAGTAACCCAGAAGTCATG CTTGTGGAGTCAGATCTGAGTGATGCGCCAGATCTGAGTGATGCGGGTAAGGCATCTTCAGtgagtgaggaagaggaggacgaCGAAGGAGCCAAGGCTACACCTAGAAGAAGCAGACCCAGGAGGAGCGGTATCGGTCTTCGAGTAGCCTTTCAGTTCCCCACCAAGAAACTGGCAAAAAAGTCAGACGACAATTCTTCGGAGCCGCCGTTTTCTAGCACACGCTTACAGGACAGTAAAAAAGCCATtcttggaagaaagagaagctgcagacaggggaaggaaagagaggattCGGTCTCGGAGTCCGAGGACGAGTCCAGGGATGAGGGCCAGGAGGGCTCGGATGCTCTGCTGAAGAGGACCATGAACATCAGGGAGAACAAAGCCATG CTCGCTCAGCTACTGGCGGAACTGAACTCTATGCCAGATTTCTTCCCAGTACGAACCCCGAACTCAGCTTCT AAGAAGAGGGCCTCGAGGCGGGCTTTCTCCGAGGGACAGGTCACCCGGCGCACCAACCCAACCCGGAGCGCACGGCCTCCCGAGAAGTTTGCCCTGGAGAACTTCACCGTCTCAGCTGCCAAATTTGCAGAAGAGTTCTACAGTTTCAGGAGAAGGAAGACGATGAGTGGGGTATTTTCTGAGCACCATAAACAG GGGAAATGCCAGGGGTACAGACGGCGTCACCGAATATCATCTTTTCGGCCAGTGGAGGATATCACTGAAGAGGACTTAGAAAATGTTGCCATAACTGTTCGAGATAAAATCTATGATAAAGTTCtg GGCAACACCTGCCACCAGTGTAGGCAGAAGACCATCGACACCAAGACCGTGTGTCGGAACCAGAGCTGCGGCGGTGTGCGAGGACAGTTCTGCGGGCCGTGCCTGAGGAATCGCTACGGGGAGGATGTGAGATCCGCGCTGCTGGACCCGGTAGGAGTCGTGTTCGCTTGTGATGAACTGTactggcagagagaagcaggtggaaCGAGGGGCTCCTTGGCCCTATTGGGGACCGGTAGCTGCAGTGCGCCATCCCCACGACCCAGCACGCGGgaggaaatgaaaagtacagcttCCTTCTGGAATGAGCACGCTGGCCGGTATGACAGAGGCGATGTCTGCAGGGGTCAGAGCCACGCTTTTTTACAGTTCTGA